A portion of the Cryptomeria japonica chromosome 5, Sugi_1.0, whole genome shotgun sequence genome contains these proteins:
- the LOC131079374 gene encoding uncharacterized protein LOC131079374, with protein MRILSWNVRGLGAPDKHRMVKHHLGKANCDTVMLQETKCGLTEGENFIKYCRSWIGSFQVVEGLSGGLGILWNPNKVNIKIMGKSKHWISDHVQSKISSTSFPLWNIYGPTQSPDKSKLWELNEQISLFGSNNYIIGGDFNVILDLSEKKGGTNKISRDMVGFRDFIQGIEAVVCIPSEGWFTWTNKRLGFTNIVEHMDRFLTGSRWMMEGMPIIAKTLAYCLSDHFPIMLEMGSETRWGGGYFKFQNMW; from the coding sequence ATGAGAATCCTCAGTTGGAATGTCAGGGGACTGGGGGCCCCTGACAAGCACCGGATGGTAAAACACCATCTGGGAAAAGCAAATTGCGATACAGTCATGTTACAAGAGACAAAATGTGGATTAACTGAAGGAGAAAACTTCATCAAGTACTGTAGGAGTTGGATTGGTTCTTTCCAAGTTGTTGAGGGGCTCTCGGGGGGTCTGGGAATTTTATGGAATCCGAATAAAGTCAATATTAAAATCATGGGCAAAAGTAAACATTGGATTTCAGATCATGTTCAAAGCAAAATCTCATCCACCTCCTTCCCTCTATGGAACATCTACGGACCCACCCAATCACCGGATAAAAGTAAATTATGGGAGTTGAATGAGCAAATTAGCCTATTTGGATCTAACAACTATATCATTGGTGGTGATTTCAATGTTATTCTGGACCTATCTGAAAAGAAAGGAGGCACAAATAAGATTAGCAGGGATATGGTGGGCTTTAGGGACTTCATTCAAGGGATAGAGGCTGTGGTTTGCATTCCATCTGAAGgatggttcacttggacaaacaagaGGCTAGGCTTCACCAATATTGTTGAGCACATGGACAGATTCCTGACGGGATCAAGATGGATGATGGAGGGAATGCCAATCATTGCGAAAACTCTTGCTTATTGTTTGTCAGATCACTTTCCCATCATGTTGGAGATGGGTTCTGAAACCCGGTGGGGTGGAGGTTATTTCAAATTCCAGAACATGTGGTAA